A region of Drosophila teissieri strain GT53w unplaced genomic scaffold, Prin_Dtei_1.1 Segkk86_quiver_pilon_scaf, whole genome shotgun sequence DNA encodes the following proteins:
- the LOC122625834 gene encoding uncharacterized protein LOC122625834: MSNCNVCKLRKARPTQPEMGPLPEDRLEANGWPFKYTGLDYFGPLFVTVGRHTEKRWVALFTCLTTRAIHLEMAHDLSTDSCIIAMRNFMSRRGPVVRIRSDNGKNFVGADREARKFSEVFEPAKIQGELSSKGIEWIFNCPANPAEGGAWERMVQCVKKVLAHTMKELAPKEHVLENLLIEAESIVNSRPLTHLPVTVDQEAPLTPNDLLKGVPDVPDLPKDNGQESNGCRYQEAVAHSENDAGIDSGRDGCMSTCQRLCAGERWCKHVEPIRRGDLVFICDPAIPRREWKRGVVEEVFTGRDGIPRRAAVRTNDRAKTMMRPASRLAVLDVVKASASRG; the protein is encoded by the coding sequence ATGAGCAACTGCAATGTATGCAAGCTGCGGAAGGCGCGGCCTACGCAGCCAGAGATGGGTCCCCTGCCAGAGGACCGGCTGGAAGCCAACGGATGGCCATTTAAGTATACCGGCCTGGACTATTTTGGACCGCTATTTGTGACTGTTGGACGTCACACAGAGAAAAGGTGGGTGGCATTGTTTACGTGTCTAACCACAAGGGCTATCCACTTGGAGATGGCCCACGATTTGTCTACAGATTCCTGTATAATCGCCATGAGGAACTTCATGAGCCGCCGTGGACCGGTGGTCAGGATAAGGAGCGACAACGGGAAGAACTTCGTTGGAGCCGACAGAGAGGCCAGGAAGTTCAGCGAAGTGTTTGAGCCTGCAAAGATCCAGGGCGAGCTGTCGTCCAAAGGAATCGAATGGATCTTCAATTGCCCGGCGAACCCAGCTGAGGGAGGCGCCTGGGAAAGGATGGTGCAGTGCGTGAAGAAGGTGCTGGCGCACACAATGAAGGAGCTCGCGCCCAAGGAGCACGTACTGGAGAACCTGTTGATTGAGGCGGAGAGTATAGTGAACTCTCGTCCGCTCACTCATCTACCAGTGACGGTGGACCAGGAGGCTCCACTGACACCCAACGATCTGCTGAAAGGAGTACCCGATGTTCCGGATCTTCCCAAGGATAATGGACAGGAGTCCAACGGATGCCGCTACCAGGAAGCAGTGGCGCATAGCGAGAATGATGCGGGGATCGATTCTGGAAGAGATGGGTGCATGAGTACCTGCCAACGCTTGTGCGCAGGGGAGAGATGGTGCAAGCATGTCGAGCCCATTCGTCGAGGAGACCTGGTGTTCATATGTGATCCGGCCATACCACGAAGAGAGTGGAAGCGAGGCGTCGTGGAAGAGGTGTTCACCGGAAGAGATGGAATCCCTCGTCGAGCGGCGGTGCGGACTAACGATCGAGCCAAGACGATGATGCGTCCCGCTTCGAGGCTAGCTGTCCTGGACGTGGTGAAGGCGAGTGCTTCACGGGG